One segment of Brassica napus cultivar Da-Ae chromosome C3, Da-Ae, whole genome shotgun sequence DNA contains the following:
- the LOC106426307 gene encoding protein trichome birefringence-like: MASDAVKYMPIHGATTTTAAAAEIRSFFSAVKPKKTSTFAYAFVITFVSFTLFFAFSPSPNSSSPWFSNIFSSSSFSTAAAPSSSKTTSVSSIFSYIIPNVTSTNPTNRSSDAASNTTVPVSVNSTSPSLSSSSVVKNSTSQAPPPENRTPVAKNATSESPIVNRTKPVAKTNTSQPLLPTKSSNQTRTADEALSPAKSPPVSVADRTVNSTSSTPSKPGKQTGSVSLLEQEIKKWSESLKDCEFFDGEWIMDDSYPLYKPGSCNIIDEQFNCISNGRPDKDFQKLKWKPKKCSLPRLNGGIMLEMLRGRRLVFVGDSLNRNMWESLVCMLKGSVKDESKVYEASGRHHFRGEAEYSFVFQDYNCTVEFFVSPFLVQENEIVDKKGTKKETLRLDLVGKSSEQYKGADIIVFNTGHWWTHEKTSKGEDYYQEGSNVYHELAVLEAFRKALTTWGRWVEKNVNPNKSLVFFRGYSASHFSGGQWNSGGACDSETEPIKNETYLTPYPDKMKVLEKVLKGMRTPVTYLNITRLTDYRKDGHPSVYRKQSLSDKEKKTPLLYQDCSHWCLPGVPDSWNEIFYAELLVKLNQLGQTRRNP, from the exons ATGGCGTCGGACGCCGTCAAATATATGCCGATTCACGGCGCAACGACAACAACCGCCGCCGCAGCAGAAATAAGAAGCTTCTTCTCCGCCGTGAAACCGAAAAAAACATCAACTTTCGCTTACGCGTTTGTAATCACCTTCGTCTCTTTCACTCTCTTCTTCGCCTTTAGTCCTTCTCCTAACTCGTCCTCTCCTTGGTTCTCCAacatcttctcttcttcctccttctcCACCGCCGCCGCTCCTTCTTCGTCAAAAACCACTTCCGTCTCTTCGATCTTCTCCTACATAATCCCCAATGTCACTTCAACTAACCCCACCAATAGATCTAGCGACGCCGCGTCTAACACCACCGTTCCCGTCTCCGTTAACTCCACTTCTCCTTCCCTAAGTTCGAGTTCCGTCGTCAAAAACAGTACTTCGCAAGCACCGCCGCCGGAGAATCGAACTCCGGTTGCTAAAAACGCGACCTCTGAATCTCCGATcgtaaaccggaccaaaccggTTGCAAAAACCAACACTTCGCAACCTCTGCTTCCGACAAAATCGAGTAATCAGACACGGACAGCCGACGAAGCTCTGTCTCCGGCGAAATCACCGCCCGTGTCTGTGGCGGATCGGACGGTTAATTCCACCTCATCAACTCCTTCTAAACCGGGAAAGCAAACCGGTTCTGTTTCTTTATTGGAACAAGAGATCAAGAAATGGAGTGAGTCTCTGAAAGACTGCGAGTTCTTCGACGGTGAATGGATCATGGACGATTCGTACCCGCTTTACAAACCCGGTTCGTGTAATATTATCGACGAGCAGTTCAACTGTATTTCAAACGGAAGACCCGACAAAGACTTCCAGAAACTGAAGTGGAAACCTAAGAAATGTAGTTTACCGAG GTTAAATGGAGGTATTATGCTGGAGATGCTTAGAGGAAGAAGGCTAGTGTTCGTGGGGGATTCTCTGAATAGGAACATGTGGGAGTCTCTGGTTTGTATGCTTAAAGGATCGGTTAAAGATGAGAGTAAAGTCTATGAAGCTAGTGGTAGACATCATTTTCGTGGGGAGGCTGAGTACTCTTTTGTCTTCCAG gATTATAATTGCACGGTGGAGTTCTTTGTTTCACCGTTCTTGGTTCAAGAAAATGAGATTGTTGACAAGAAGGGAACAAAGAAGGAGACGCTAAGGCTTGATTTGGTTGGGAAGTCTTCAGAGCAGTACAAAGGAGCTGATATTATTGTCTTTAATACCGGGCATTGGTGGACTCACGAGAAAACATCCAAAGG ggAGGATTATTATCAAGAAGGGAGCAATGTGTATCACGAGCTCGCTGTACTTGAAGCTTTCCGTAAAGCGTTGACCACATGGGGTCGATGGGTAGAGAAGAATGTGAATCCTAACAAGTCTCTTGTTTTCTTCCGGGGCTACTCCGCTTCGCATTTCAGCGGTGGACAATGGAACTCGGGAGGAGCTTGCGATAGCGAGACGGAACCGATCAAGAACGAGACGTACCTTACACCGTACCCGGATAAAATGAAGGTGCTAGAGAAAGTGTTGAAGGGTATGAGAACGCCCGTAACGTATCTTAACATCACTAGATTAACTGACTACAGAAAGGATGGTCACCCGTCCGTGTACCGGAAGCAAAGCTTATCGGATAAAGAGAAGAAAACGCCGTTGCTGTACCAAGACTGTAGCCACTGGTGCCTCCCTGGAGTTCCGGACTCTTGGAACGAGATCTTCTACGCTGAGCTGCTCGTCAAACTCAATCAGCTTGGCCAAACACGACGGAATCCTTAA